The following are from one region of the Chloroflexota bacterium genome:
- a CDS encoding 3-hydroxyacyl-CoA dehydrogenase family protein — MENVLVVGAGFMGAGIGQVCAQAGYRVHLMDNKATALDKAMGEIKWSLDKLGSKGLLKDHPQKIFERISPEQDLSSATKATWIIEAALEIENLKKQLFQELDRLTSSETPLATNTSTIPITRLARATQHPERVLGLHFFGPVPLMGLVEVIKGEKTSPAVFERGVAFVKSLGKTPVRVQKDIPSFVMNRIFSAAFREAVDLVAEGITTPEDVDVGMRLGYGWNAGPFEIADNAGLDTYALIGQTMKALGEENLMPRSDLIERMVKEGRLGRKAGKGFYRYTPEGKRLPWENKGKSSA, encoded by the coding sequence ATGGAAAACGTCTTGGTCGTAGGTGCCGGTTTTATGGGCGCAGGCATTGGACAAGTGTGCGCTCAAGCAGGCTACCGGGTTCACCTGATGGACAATAAGGCTACAGCCCTGGACAAAGCAATGGGCGAGATCAAATGGTCATTGGACAAACTTGGAAGCAAGGGGCTACTCAAAGACCATCCTCAAAAAATCTTCGAACGCATATCGCCTGAGCAAGACCTGAGCAGCGCCACTAAGGCAACATGGATAATTGAAGCAGCACTGGAAATAGAAAACCTCAAAAAGCAGCTTTTTCAAGAGCTCGACCGATTGACTTCTTCGGAAACTCCGCTAGCCACCAACACCTCCACCATCCCCATTACCCGACTTGCCCGTGCAACACAGCACCCAGAAAGAGTACTCGGCCTCCACTTTTTCGGGCCTGTCCCTCTCATGGGCTTGGTCGAGGTAATCAAAGGGGAAAAGACCTCTCCTGCAGTATTCGAGCGAGGTGTGGCTTTTGTCAAGTCTCTAGGCAAGACCCCAGTCCGCGTACAAAAAGACATACCCAGCTTTGTAATGAACCGTATCTTCTCCGCCGCCTTTCGGGAAGCTGTAGACCTGGTGGCTGAAGGTATAACAACTCCAGAAGATGTGGATGTAGGTATGCGACTGGGTTACGGCTGGAATGCCGGCCCCTTCGAAATCGCCGACAACGCTGGCCTAGATACTTATGCCCTTATAGGACAAACCATGAAAGCCCTGGGGGAGGAAAACTTGATGCCCCGCTCCGACCTGATAGAGCGGATGGTAAAAGAGGGTCGCCTAGGCCGAAAAGCAGGGAAAGGGTTTTACCGCTATACGCCAGAGGGCAAACGCCTGCCATGGGAGAACAAAGGCAAAAGCAGTGCCTAA
- a CDS encoding YtxH domain-containing protein, with protein sequence MSNRDSGPGFAIGLILGVAVGVALGLLFTPRAGKETRELLKDKATDVSEKARELTADREKVYKETWKKRRGQPKVSDAYFE encoded by the coding sequence ATGAGCAATAGAGATTCAGGACCTGGGTTCGCAATCGGGCTTATCTTAGGCGTAGCCGTTGGTGTAGCTCTCGGGCTTCTTTTCACACCTCGAGCTGGAAAGGAAACAAGGGAACTGTTAAAGGACAAAGCAACCGACGTCTCCGAAAAGGCAAGGGAACTCACTGCTGACCGGGAAAAAGTGTACAAGGAAACCTGGAAGAAGCGTAGAGGGCAACCTAAAGTAAGCGATGCCTACTTCGAATAA